A single Trypanosoma brucei gambiense DAL972 chromosome 9, complete sequence DNA region contains:
- a CDS encoding Mov34/MPN/PAD-1 metallopeptidase, putative, which yields MEAKHAPLKKVRVADTVVQACYAHAFSTEQEEVMGLLLGEICVAKDSDPYSDVGSDDFRSSPILYKEANVWDSWVVQRSVRRSDRVETAPEVLSGASEEAERCTEVVGTHTRVIGWYHSHPRITPYPSHVDLRSQLSYQMLESGWVGLIFSVFYCDSTQRNATSIHCFRTGPGETHEMVELEVVPISQMPLKSPPVIDITYRLLQTFRTEVEAAVELVRQRCGGMADAVEAARGLQDAQFYTLNKLIAEPALLYLLRANDELETKVVALENRLRISK from the coding sequence atggAGGCGAAGCATGCGCCATTGAAAAAGGTCCGTGTGGCGGATACGGTTGTTCAGGCATGCTACGCCCATGCATTCTCCAcggagcaggaggaggtgatGGGTTTACTGCTCGGGGAAATATGTGTTGCAAAGGACTCCGATCCATATTCGGATGTTGGAAGTGACGATTTCCGTTCCAGCCCTATTTTATACAAGGAAGCCAACGTGTGGGATTCGTGGGTAGTGCAGCGCAGCGTGCGTCGCTCGGACCGTGTGGAAACTGCGCCTGAGGTGCTTTCCGGCGCTAGTGAGGAAGCAGAGCGTTGCACAGAGGTAGTGGGGACACATACACGGGTTATAGGTTGGTATCACAGCCATCCACGTATTACACCATATCCCTCGCACGTGGACCTTCGCTCGCAACTGTCATACCAAATGCTGGAGAGTGGATGGGTGGGTCTCATATTCAGTGTTTTCTACTGCGACAGCACGCAGCGGAATGCCACATCTATTCACTGCTTCCGTACGGGACCTGGTGAAACACATGAGATGGTGGAGTTGGAGGTTGTTCCCATTTCCCAGATGCCGCTGAAATCACCACCTGTGATTGATATAACATACCGGCTTTTACAAACGTTTCGAACGGAAGTGGAGGCGGCCGTGGAACTCGTTCGTCAGCGATGTGGTGGGATGGCTGATGCCGTAGAGGCGGCACGCGGTTTGCAGGATGCTCAATTCTACACGCTGAACAAATTGATAGCGGAACCTGCTCTATTATATTTGCTGCGCGCCAATGACGAACTGGAAACGAAAGTTGTCGCTCTGGAGAACCGGCTGCGTATTTCCAAGTGA